Proteins from one Impatiens glandulifera chromosome 2, dImpGla2.1, whole genome shotgun sequence genomic window:
- the LOC124925501 gene encoding phosphatidylinositol 4-phosphate 5-kinase 1-like, translating into MPEPVLLFTDDNIVKKKKPEEEEIVPPVLAVCRSRSQAATRRVTPTITVVEAGPALISGVLTIEKPLPNGDLYIGSFSANVPHGSGKYLWTDGCMYEGDWKRGKASGKGKFSWPSGATYEGEFKSGRMEGFGTFIGSDGDTYRGSWSADRKHGYGVKRYANSDYYEGSWRRNLQDGHGRYIWKNTNEYVGEWRGGVINGRGTLIWANGNRYDGNWENGVPKGHGVFSWPDGSCYIGCWNKDNNNGNVSKESKPNQSQQILNGTFYPGPGGNSAASKDPKNNLTFGQKFTAPLMVDENFVAAKKRSSVDGSRGSVTERNFPRICIWESDGEAGDITCDIIDNVEASMFYRDGPRDGFRQFRKSPCCFDGEVKKPGQTISKGHKTYDLMLNLQLGIRHSVGKHASILRDIKSSDFDPKEKFWTRFPPEGSKITPPHQSTEFRWKDYCPIVFRRLRELFHVDPADYMLAVCGNDALRELSSPGKSGSVFYLTQDDRFMIKTVKKSEVKVLIKMLHSYFKHVCNYENSLVTKFFGVHCVKPVGGVKTRFIVMGNLFCSEYRIHRRFDLKGSSHGRSTDKPEEEIDETTTLKDLDLNFAFRLQPNWFQELIKQIERDCEFLEAEKIMDYSLLVGLHFRDDNTSDKMGLSPFFLRNGKNDKFQNEKFMRGCRFLEAELQDMDRILAGRKPLIRLGANMPARAERLGRRSDFDQHSLAAPSRSGETYEVVLYFGIIDILQDYDISKKLEHAYKSLQVDSTSISAVDPKLYSRRFRDFIGRIFIEDR; encoded by the exons ATGCCAGAGCCAGTTCTGTTGTTTACGGACGATAACATCGTCAAGAAGAAGAAGCCAGAGGAGGAAGAGATAGTTCCTCCGGTTCTCGCTGTTTGCCGGAGCCGATCTCAGGCGGCGACGCGAAGAGTCACTCCGACCATTACAGTGGTGGAAGCCGGACCTGCTTTAATTTCAGGCGTTTTAACTATAGAGAAGCCTTTACCGAACGGAGATCTGTACATAGGAAGCTTCTCAGCAAATGTGCCGCACGGATCCGGGAAGTATTTGTGGACAGATGGATGTATGTATGAAGGAGATTGGAAGAGAGGTAAGGCATCGGGGAAAGGAAAGTTTTCGTGGCCATCTGGTGCTACTTACGAGGGTGAGTTTAAGTCAGGTAGGATGGAAGGATTTGGTACTTTTATTGGATCAGACGGCGATACTTACCGTGGTTCATGGTCTGCTGATCGGAAACACGGATACGGCGTGAAACGATATGCTAATAGCGATTATTACGAGGGATCTTGGAGGCGAAATCTACAAGATGGACACGGGCGTTACATTTGGAAGAACACGAATGAATACGTTGGAGAGTGGCGCGGCGGTGTGATTAACGGACGAGGGACTTTGATTTGGGCTAATGGAAATCGGTACGATGGAAACTGGGAGAACGGTGTGCCCAAGGGACACGGCGTGTTTTCCTGGCCTGATGGAAGTTGCTATATCGGCTGCTGGAATAAGGACAACAACAATGGAAATGTATCAAAGGAATCGAAACCTAATCAATCGCAGCAGATTCTGAACGGTACGTTTTATCCAGGACCAGGAGGTAACTCTGCAGCAAGTAAAGATCCGAAGAACAACCTCACTTTTGGACAGAAATTTACAGCTCCGTTAATGGTGGACGAGAATTTTGTTGCGGCGAAGAAGAGATCCTCTGTTGATGGTTCGAGAGGAAGCGTGACGGAGAGAAATTTCCCGAGAATATGCATATGGGAATCTGACGGAGAAGCCGGCGATATTACTTGCGATATAATCGACAATGTGGAGGCGTCGATGTTCTACAGAGACGGTCCTCGCGATGGATTTCGTCAGTTCAGGAAGAGCCCTTGCTGTTTCGACGGCGAGGTGAAGAAGCCTGGTCAGACGATTTCTAAAGGCCATAAAACTTACGATTTGATGTTGAATCTCCAATTGGGAATCAG ACATTCAGTCGGAAAACACGCTTCGATTCTCCGGGATATTAAATCTAGCGATTTCGATCCCAAAGAGAAGTTCTGGACGAGATTTCCTCCTGAGGGTTCTAAGATTACGCCGCCGCACCAGTCCACAGAGTTCAGATGGAAAGATTATTGTCCGATTGTTTTCAG ACGATTAAGAGAGCTATTCCATGTCGATCCAGCTGATTACATGCTAGCTGTTTGTGGAAATGACGCACTGAGAGAACTTTCTTCCCCAGGCAAGAGCGGTAGCGTTTTTTACCTCACACAAGATGACAGATTCATGATTAAGACAGTAAAGAAATCCGAAGTCAAG GTTCTAATCAAAATGCTCCATAGTTATTTTAAGCATGTTTGCAACTATGAGAATTCACTTGTCACCAAGTTCTTCGGCGTCCATTGCGTCAAGCCAGTAGGTGGAGTGAAG ACTCGATTCATAGTAATGGGGAACTTGTTCTGCTCTGAATATCGGATTCATAGACGATTCGATCTTAAAGGGTCCTCCCATGGCCGGTCAACAGATAAACCAGAAGAAGAGATTGACGAAACCACCACACTTAAGGACCTTGATCTGAACTTTGCCTTCAGACTCCAGCCAAACTGGTTTCAAGAACTCATCAA GCAAATTGAGAGGGACTGTGAATTCCTGGAGGCGGAGAAGATAATGGATTATAGTCTGTTAGTTGGCCTCCATTTCCGAGATGATAATACAAGCGATAAAATGGGGTTGTCCCCTTTCTTCTTGAGGAATG GTAAAAACGACAAGTTTCAGAATGAAAAGTTTATGCGTGGTTGTCGATTCCTTGAAGCTGAGTTACAAGATATGGATAGGATATTGGCTGGAag GAAACCATTGATTAGATTGGGAGCTAACATGCCAGCTAGGGCGGAGAGGCTGGGTAGGAGGAGTGACTTCGATCAACACAGCCTAGCAGCACCTTCAAGAAGCGGGGAAACATACGAAGTGGTTCTTTACTTCGGAATCATTGATATTCTTCAAGATTACGACATCAGCAAGAAACTAGAACACGCATACAAATCATTGCAAGTCGATTCCACCTCGATATCGGCTGTGGATCCAAAATTATACTCTAGAAGATTTAGAGATTTCATAGGGAGAATCTTCATTGAGGACAGGTAA